Proteins from a single region of Belliella baltica DSM 15883:
- the atpE gene encoding ATP synthase F0 subunit C — protein sequence MLTSLLLSAGLALMGAGIGAGIVAIGAGLGIGRIGGQAMESIARQPEAAGKVQTAMLIIAALIEVVSLFAVVVCLLIALNAGGLTF from the coding sequence ATGTTAACTTCATTATTATTGTCTGCTGGATTAGCACTTATGGGTGCAGGTATCGGTGCTGGAATTGTAGCGATAGGCGCAGGTCTAGGTATCGGTAGAATTGGTGGTCAGGCTATGGAATCTATTGCTCGTCAGCCTGAGGCTGCTGGTAAAGTTCAGACTGCCATGTTGATCATTGCAGCTCTTATTGAGGTAGTATCCCTGTTTGCAGTAGTAGTTTGTCTACTTATTGCTTTGAATGCAGGTGGTCTTACTTTCTAA
- a CDS encoding F0F1 ATP synthase subunit B yields MDLILPSSGLIIWQLIGFLALLFILMKFAWKPILESLEERESSIDDALKAAEQAKAEMANLKSENEKLLQEARIEKDNILKTANDTSAKMIEDAKQAAIVEGAKMIENAKAVIENEKKAALSEVKNQVAQLTLEVTDKLLRKNLSSQAAQQELVEGMVKDINLN; encoded by the coding sequence ATGGATCTTATACTACCTAGTTCGGGGCTTATTATTTGGCAACTTATCGGTTTCCTAGCCTTGTTATTTATTCTGATGAAGTTCGCTTGGAAACCAATCCTTGAGTCTTTGGAAGAAAGAGAATCAAGCATTGATGATGCATTGAAAGCAGCTGAACAAGCAAAAGCTGAAATGGCTAACTTGAAATCAGAAAACGAGAAATTGCTTCAAGAAGCAAGAATCGAAAAAGATAATATCTTGAAAACTGCCAATGATACTTCTGCTAAAATGATCGAGGATGCAAAGCAAGCAGCTATTGTTGAAGGAGCTAAAATGATCGAAAACGCAAAAGCTGTAATAGAAAATGAGAAAAAAGCTGCCTTGAGTGAAGTGAAAAACCAAGTTGCCCAGCTTACATTAGAAGTTACAGATAAATTATTGAGAAAAAATCTTTCGTCCCAAGCTGCTCAACAAGAGCTAGTAGAAGGTATGGTAAAAGATATTAACTTGAACTAA
- a CDS encoding cysteine desulfurase family protein, with the protein MRVYFDNAATTAMDDRVIEAMLPFMKEHYGNPSSVHSHGREVRSAIEKSRKKVAELLNASPSEIFFTSGGTEADNTAIVCGIQTHDIKHAITSPLEHHAVLHTLQECEKKGLLKLSVLEINEKGEHDLAHLNKLLKENPKSLISIMHANNEIGNINDLNAIGNLAKEHDAFFHSDTVQTMGHYKHDLKNLPVDSIVAGGHKFHGPKGAGFLYVNKAKKISPFIYGGAQERNMRGGTENVIGIVGIAKALELAYEDMEGHRKHVEGLKTRFIEQLRAHISGVEFNGLSADLDKSLYTVLNVSLPPSEDNAGMLLFNLDLNGISASGGSACSSGASVGSHVLRALGASPERDAVRFSFSRFNTVEEVDYTVEKLKELYGVIA; encoded by the coding sequence ATGAGAGTTTATTTTGATAACGCCGCAACAACGGCGATGGACGACAGAGTTATAGAAGCCATGTTGCCTTTTATGAAAGAACACTATGGCAATCCGTCTTCTGTCCATAGTCATGGAAGAGAAGTGCGTTCTGCCATAGAAAAATCCAGAAAGAAAGTTGCGGAATTATTGAATGCGTCGCCTTCAGAAATATTTTTTACCTCAGGTGGAACTGAGGCGGATAACACGGCTATCGTATGCGGAATCCAAACTCACGACATCAAACATGCCATCACTTCTCCTTTGGAGCATCATGCCGTCTTACATACTTTACAGGAATGTGAAAAAAAAGGATTGCTTAAGCTAAGTGTTTTGGAAATAAATGAAAAAGGAGAACATGATTTAGCTCATTTGAACAAGCTTCTGAAAGAAAATCCTAAAAGCTTAATTTCAATTATGCATGCCAACAATGAAATTGGCAATATCAATGATTTGAATGCAATTGGAAATCTAGCCAAAGAACATGATGCTTTTTTTCATTCTGACACAGTTCAGACCATGGGACATTACAAACATGATCTTAAAAACCTGCCTGTTGATTCAATTGTAGCCGGCGGGCACAAGTTTCATGGACCAAAAGGTGCTGGCTTTTTGTATGTGAATAAAGCGAAAAAAATCTCGCCTTTCATTTACGGTGGAGCCCAAGAAAGAAATATGCGTGGTGGAACTGAAAATGTGATAGGTATTGTCGGGATCGCCAAAGCTTTGGAATTGGCGTACGAAGATATGGAAGGTCACAGGAAACATGTCGAAGGATTGAAAACCAGATTTATAGAACAACTTAGAGCTCATATTTCTGGTGTTGAATTCAATGGTTTGTCAGCTGATTTGGACAAAAGTCTATACACAGTCTTGAATGTGAGTTTACCTCCTTCTGAGGACAATGCAGGAATGTTACTTTTCAACCTAGACTTGAATGGAATTTCTGCTTCAGGGGGTTCTGCTTGTAGCAGTGGAGCTTCTGTTGGTTCACACGTATTGAGAGCACTGGGCGCAAGTCCAGAAAGAGATGCTGTCAGATTCTCTTTTAGCCGATTCAACACAGTCGAAGAAGTTGATTATACAGTAGAAAAACTGAAAGAACTTTACGGCGTTATTGCTTAA
- a CDS encoding AtpZ/AtpI family protein — translation MKPQKKNLSQDSFPIYVKYIGLSFQLFAIIGLGTWLGWIIQQKSQIKFPVWLLLFCFLSIVLAFYQLFQSLKNDNKVEDKNKKS, via the coding sequence GTGAAGCCTCAGAAAAAGAACTTATCTCAGGATAGTTTTCCAATTTATGTAAAATATATAGGATTATCCTTTCAGCTATTTGCCATTATTGGTCTTGGTACATGGCTAGGTTGGATAATTCAACAAAAGAGCCAAATAAAGTTTCCTGTTTGGCTCTTACTTTTTTGTTTCCTTTCGATCGTTCTCGCATTTTATCAGCTTTTTCAATCATTGAAAAATGACAATAAGGTAGAAGATAAGAATAAAAAGTCTTAA
- the mazG gene encoding nucleoside triphosphate pyrophosphohydrolase — MSELSSRKQQLEAFDRLLTIMDELREQCPWDRKQTIESLRHLTIEETFELSDAILENDMEEIKKELGDILLHIVFYAKIGDEKKAFDIKTVIDSLCEKLIRRHPHIYGDTIATDEEAVKQNWEKIKLKEKGNTSVLGGVPKSLPALIKSMRIQEKARGVGFDWEEKNQVWEKVEEEMQEFKAEFNADSDKEIDREKATGEFGDLLFSLINYARFIEINPEEALEKTNIKFIKRFQYLENAAKKTGKKIEDMTLAEMDVYWEEAKKEVID; from the coding sequence ATGTCTGAATTATCCTCTAGAAAACAGCAGCTTGAAGCTTTTGATCGCCTACTGACAATCATGGATGAGCTGAGAGAACAATGCCCTTGGGACAGGAAACAGACGATAGAAAGTCTTCGACATTTGACTATAGAAGAGACTTTTGAGCTATCGGATGCCATATTGGAGAATGATATGGAGGAAATCAAAAAAGAACTGGGGGACATTCTGCTTCATATTGTATTCTATGCCAAAATAGGGGATGAAAAAAAGGCTTTTGATATCAAAACGGTCATCGATAGCCTTTGTGAAAAACTGATCAGAAGGCATCCTCATATCTATGGTGATACCATCGCCACTGACGAAGAAGCTGTCAAGCAAAATTGGGAGAAAATCAAATTGAAGGAGAAAGGAAATACTTCTGTTTTGGGAGGAGTACCCAAGTCATTACCTGCTTTAATCAAATCCATGCGGATTCAAGAAAAAGCCCGGGGAGTTGGATTTGATTGGGAAGAGAAAAATCAGGTTTGGGAAAAAGTCGAGGAGGAAATGCAGGAGTTCAAAGCAGAATTCAATGCTGACTCTGACAAAGAGATCGATCGTGAAAAAGCTACGGGAGAGTTTGGAGATTTACTTTTTTCCTTGATCAATTACGCCCGATTTATTGAAATCAATCCTGAAGAGGCTTTGGAAAAAACCAATATCAAATTCATCAAAAGATTTCAATATCTAGAAAATGCTGCAAAAAAAACAGGCAAGAAAATCGAAGATATGACCTTGGCAGAGATGGATGTGTATTGGGAAGAAGCTAAAAAGGAGGTGATTGATTAA
- the atpA gene encoding F0F1 ATP synthase subunit alpha, with translation MAEVRPDEVSAILREQLSGVRTEAELEEVGTVLQVGDGVARIYGLSKAQAGELLEFENGLKAMVLNLEEDNVGAVLFGDSKEVKEGDTVKRTKKIASINVGEGMLGRVVDTLGNPIDGKGPLKGELYDMPLERKAPGVIYRQPVTEPLQTGIKSIDAMIPIGRGQRELVIGDRQTGKTAVVIDTILNQKEFYDKGEPVFCIYVAIGQKASTVAGVVAALEKGGALPYTVVVSASAADPAPMQFFAPFTGAAIGEFFRDTGRPALVVYDDLSKQAVAYREVSLLLRRPPGREAYPGDVFYLHSRLLERAAKINASDKIAQEMNDLPDSIKHLVKGGGSLTALPIIETQASDVSAYIPTNVISITDGQIFLETNLFNSGIRPAINVGISVSRVGGNAQIKSMKKVAGTLKLDQAQFRELEAFSKFGSDLDASTKRTIERGRRNQEILKQPQYAPVAVENQVAIIYASTKGLMDSVPVEKARQFEKEFYLLLAASYPEALVAIKKGDLDTAGKLLEAAAKELSPKYAK, from the coding sequence ATGGCAGAAGTAAGACCTGACGAAGTTTCGGCAATATTGAGAGAACAACTCTCTGGTGTCAGAACTGAGGCTGAATTGGAAGAAGTGGGTACCGTCCTTCAAGTAGGTGATGGTGTAGCCCGTATCTATGGACTTTCTAAAGCTCAGGCTGGTGAATTGTTAGAGTTCGAAAACGGACTTAAAGCAATGGTGCTTAACCTGGAAGAAGATAATGTCGGTGCCGTATTGTTCGGTGACTCGAAAGAGGTAAAAGAAGGTGATACTGTAAAGAGAACCAAGAAAATTGCTTCTATCAATGTTGGCGAGGGTATGCTTGGCCGTGTTGTGGATACTTTAGGTAACCCAATTGATGGTAAAGGTCCTTTGAAAGGTGAATTGTATGATATGCCTTTGGAAAGAAAAGCTCCTGGGGTAATCTACAGACAGCCGGTAACAGAGCCACTCCAGACAGGTATCAAATCTATTGATGCGATGATTCCAATCGGAAGAGGTCAGCGTGAATTGGTAATTGGTGACCGTCAGACTGGTAAGACTGCCGTAGTTATCGATACGATTTTGAACCAAAAAGAATTCTATGATAAAGGTGAACCAGTTTTCTGTATCTATGTAGCGATCGGTCAAAAGGCTTCTACTGTTGCTGGTGTGGTTGCTGCTTTGGAAAAAGGTGGCGCACTTCCTTATACAGTTGTAGTTTCTGCTTCTGCTGCTGATCCAGCTCCAATGCAATTCTTTGCTCCATTTACTGGTGCTGCAATCGGTGAATTCTTCCGTGATACAGGAAGACCAGCCTTGGTTGTTTATGATGATTTGTCTAAGCAAGCTGTTGCATACCGTGAAGTTTCCCTACTATTGAGAAGACCTCCGGGACGTGAAGCATATCCAGGTGATGTATTCTACCTTCACTCAAGATTGTTGGAAAGAGCTGCGAAAATCAACGCTTCTGACAAGATTGCACAAGAAATGAACGATCTGCCTGATTCTATCAAGCATTTGGTTAAAGGTGGCGGATCTTTAACTGCACTTCCGATTATCGAAACACAAGCATCTGACGTTTCTGCATATATCCCAACGAACGTGATTTCCATTACTGATGGACAGATATTCTTGGAAACTAACCTTTTCAACTCAGGTATTAGACCTGCGATTAACGTAGGTATCTCTGTATCTAGAGTAGGTGGTAACGCACAGATCAAATCTATGAAAAAGGTAGCAGGTACTTTGAAGTTAGATCAAGCACAATTCCGTGAATTGGAAGCTTTCTCTAAATTCGGATCTGACCTTGATGCTTCTACAAAAAGAACTATCGAAAGAGGTAGAAGAAACCAAGAAATCTTGAAACAACCTCAATATGCACCAGTTGCAGTTGAGAATCAAGTAGCGATTATCTATGCTTCTACAAAAGGTTTGATGGACAGCGTGCCAGTAGAAAAAGCAAGACAATTCGAGAAAGAATTCTACTTGTTATTGGCAGCTAGCTATCCTGAAGCTTTGGTTGCCATCAAAAAAGGTGACTTAGATACAGCAGGTAAATTGTTGGAAGCAGCTGCGAAAGAGTTGTCTCCAAAATACGCGAAGTAA
- a CDS encoding M23 family metallopeptidase: MGLKEKVRSWIDTKFLFVIRKEEDFSVISSLSITKVKIALIFILFVLIAFVISLFASRTFLRAWFDPEFLETENMVRIAELSETVDSLMIDLKQKDMYVKNIQSILSGDSQVQNFDQDSIPVNDSDYSGSEIDLFSKSESTKAIEEEFKGVPLDFSSPRDFVPSSFTETYLFSPIKGVVVSAFEPQDNHFGVDIVATENEPVKAIAAGTVIMSSWTLETGYVIGIQHSNELVSFYKHNSVLLKTVGDIIRGGEIISIIGNTGELTTGQHLHFELWYKGSPLNPQEFITFN; this comes from the coding sequence TTGGGACTAAAAGAGAAAGTTAGAAGTTGGATCGACACGAAATTTCTTTTTGTAATACGGAAAGAAGAGGATTTTTCTGTGATTTCATCTTTAAGTATTACCAAAGTAAAAATAGCTTTAATTTTTATATTGTTTGTGCTTATCGCTTTTGTCATCTCTCTTTTTGCATCAAGGACATTTTTAAGAGCGTGGTTTGATCCAGAGTTTTTGGAAACAGAAAATATGGTTCGAATAGCAGAACTCTCCGAGACTGTGGACTCTTTGATGATTGATCTGAAGCAAAAGGATATGTATGTCAAGAATATTCAATCGATTTTATCAGGAGATAGCCAAGTACAAAATTTCGATCAAGATTCTATTCCCGTAAATGATTCCGATTATTCAGGAAGTGAAATAGATTTATTTAGTAAAAGTGAATCAACTAAAGCCATTGAAGAAGAATTTAAAGGAGTTCCATTAGACTTTTCTTCTCCACGAGATTTTGTTCCGTCTTCATTTACCGAAACTTATTTATTTTCCCCAATCAAAGGAGTAGTTGTTTCGGCCTTTGAGCCACAAGACAATCATTTTGGTGTAGATATAGTTGCAACTGAAAATGAACCTGTCAAAGCAATTGCAGCTGGAACAGTCATCATGTCTTCTTGGACATTAGAAACCGGTTATGTCATTGGTATTCAACATTCAAACGAATTGGTTTCGTTTTATAAACATAATTCAGTATTATTGAAAACTGTAGGTGATATCATCAGAGGAGGAGAAATCATCTCTATCATCGGCAATACAGGCGAGTTGACAACTGGTCAGCATTTACACTTCGAGCTATGGTATAAAGGTAGCCCGCTTAATCCCCAAGAATTCATTACATTCAATTAA
- the glmM gene encoding phosphoglucosamine mutase produces the protein MALIKSISGIRGTIGGKPGEGLTPLDVVKFTAAYGSWVMEHSSNTKIVIGRDARISGEMVSKLVAATLQGLGLDVVDLGLSTTPTVELAVPLENAGGGIILTASHNPLQWNALKLLNEKGEFISDAEGKDILAKAENDAFHFAEVKKLGSYTTIDDYIDRHVEHVLGLKLVDKEAIAARNFKVVIDCVNSTGGIALPKLLRALGVEHIEEMYCTPDGHFPHNPEPLPENLRDISEKLKKGKYDLGIVVDPDVDRLCFMNEDGSPFGEEYTLVAVADYVLSQTPGNTVSNLSSTRALRDVTEKRSGTYNAAAVGEVNVVNKMKETNAVIGGEGNGGVIYPESHYGRDALVGIGLFLTHLAKFGKSISRLRASYPNYHISKNKIELTPEINVDQVLDAIKKKYSKQPVNDIDGVKIEFDKEWVHLRKSNTEPIIRIYSESESQATAEHLANKIMLDIKEVVTAS, from the coding sequence GTGGCTTTAATAAAATCGATTTCTGGTATTCGTGGTACCATTGGTGGCAAACCTGGTGAAGGGCTGACTCCTTTGGATGTAGTAAAATTCACAGCTGCTTATGGCTCTTGGGTCATGGAGCATTCTTCAAATACAAAGATTGTGATCGGTAGAGATGCCCGAATTTCTGGCGAAATGGTCTCAAAACTTGTCGCTGCAACACTCCAAGGATTAGGCCTTGATGTGGTTGATTTGGGGCTAAGCACCACACCTACAGTGGAACTTGCTGTGCCTTTAGAAAATGCAGGCGGTGGAATCATTCTTACCGCTAGCCATAACCCCTTGCAATGGAATGCTCTCAAGTTACTCAATGAAAAGGGAGAGTTTATTTCTGATGCAGAAGGAAAAGATATTTTGGCGAAAGCTGAAAATGACGCTTTTCACTTTGCTGAAGTCAAAAAACTCGGTTCTTACACTACCATCGATGATTATATAGATAGACATGTGGAACATGTTCTTGGTTTGAAACTGGTCGATAAGGAAGCGATTGCTGCTAGAAACTTCAAAGTAGTCATTGATTGTGTCAACTCTACTGGCGGGATTGCTTTACCAAAGTTATTGAGAGCACTTGGCGTAGAGCATATTGAAGAAATGTATTGTACACCTGATGGACATTTTCCACATAATCCAGAGCCGCTTCCTGAAAACTTAAGAGATATCTCTGAGAAATTGAAAAAGGGGAAATATGATCTTGGAATTGTGGTCGATCCAGATGTGGATAGACTATGTTTTATGAATGAAGATGGTTCTCCATTTGGTGAAGAATACACTTTGGTAGCTGTTGCTGATTATGTGCTTTCTCAAACTCCTGGGAATACCGTTTCAAACTTGAGTTCTACCAGAGCCTTAAGAGATGTGACAGAAAAAAGAAGTGGGACCTACAATGCTGCAGCTGTGGGAGAGGTGAATGTGGTAAACAAAATGAAAGAAACCAATGCCGTAATTGGAGGAGAGGGAAATGGTGGGGTGATCTATCCTGAATCACATTACGGAAGAGATGCTTTGGTTGGAATTGGTTTATTTTTGACACATTTGGCAAAATTTGGGAAGTCAATCTCTAGATTAAGAGCTTCCTATCCAAACTATCATATTTCTAAAAATAAAATCGAACTGACACCTGAGATCAATGTAGATCAGGTTTTGGATGCGATCAAAAAGAAATATTCCAAACAACCAGTCAATGATATTGACGGGGTGAAAATAGAGTTTGACAAGGAATGGGTTCATTTGAGAAAATCAAATACAGAACCGATTATCAGAATCTATTCTGAATCGGAAAGTCAGGCTACAGCAGAACACCTAGCCAATAAAATAATGCTTGACATAAAAGAGGTGGTTACAGCCTCCTAA
- the atpG gene encoding ATP synthase F1 subunit gamma, with product MANLKEVKERINSVVSTQQITKAMKMVAAAKLRRAQDKITQMRPYSQKLTAILNNVSAASDGQADIVFAEKREVNNVLVIPITSDKGLCGAFNSNVLKASSTAIAGQFVGKNITVLPLGKKAFEFFKKRGFNVIDTYYQVFSDVSFENVKLAAEFAMNQFADGNYDKIVLVYNHFKNVATQEVIVENFLPMSSDTEDAVKKGSDTDYILEPSREFIIEELVPTSLKIQFFKAVLESNASEHGARMTAMDKATENAGELLKDLRLMYNRSRQAAITNEILEIVAGANALGGK from the coding sequence ATGGCTAATTTAAAGGAAGTAAAGGAAAGAATTAATTCGGTAGTTTCTACGCAGCAAATTACCAAAGCCATGAAAATGGTGGCAGCAGCGAAACTAAGAAGGGCGCAGGACAAAATCACTCAGATGCGTCCTTACTCACAGAAATTAACAGCTATCCTGAACAATGTTTCCGCTGCCAGTGATGGTCAAGCTGACATTGTCTTTGCTGAAAAACGTGAAGTCAATAATGTCCTAGTGATTCCAATCACTTCTGACAAAGGTCTTTGTGGCGCTTTCAACTCAAATGTATTGAAAGCCTCAAGTACTGCTATTGCCGGTCAGTTTGTAGGGAAAAATATTACTGTTCTTCCTTTGGGAAAAAAGGCATTTGAATTCTTCAAGAAAAGAGGATTCAATGTAATTGATACTTATTACCAAGTTTTCTCTGACGTCTCTTTTGAAAATGTGAAGTTGGCTGCTGAGTTTGCTATGAATCAGTTTGCTGATGGGAACTACGACAAAATAGTATTGGTATATAACCACTTCAAAAATGTGGCAACGCAAGAAGTAATAGTAGAGAACTTCCTTCCAATGTCTTCTGATACAGAAGATGCTGTTAAGAAAGGGTCTGATACGGACTATATCCTTGAACCATCAAGAGAGTTTATCATCGAAGAACTTGTTCCTACTTCATTGAAAATTCAGTTTTTCAAGGCTGTACTTGAAAGCAATGCTTCCGAACATGGCGCTCGTATGACTGCTATGGACAAAGCAACTGAAAATGCTGGTGAGTTATTGAAAGACCTAAGATTGATGTACAATAGATCACGTCAAGCTGCTATTACCAATGAAATCCTTGAGATCGTAGCCGGTGCAAATGCACTTGGAGGGAAGTAA
- the atpH gene encoding ATP synthase F1 subunit delta, giving the protein MSEFRVSTRYAKSLIELANEKGILEEVLADMKQLASVAAANRDFALSLKSPIINFDKKLKVLTALFEKSANAMTMAFYGIVAKKNRADLLVDIAREFQVQYNLYKGIQVADLTTTFPITEELRSKFVNVVKEISGLDKIELVEKINAELIGGFVLKVNDRQLDESLSSKLKALRLEFSHNHYESKI; this is encoded by the coding sequence ATGTCTGAATTTAGAGTCTCCACCAGATATGCAAAGTCCCTTATCGAGTTAGCCAATGAAAAAGGTATACTTGAAGAAGTTCTGGCTGATATGAAGCAATTAGCGTCGGTAGCAGCAGCTAACCGTGATTTTGCTTTGAGCTTAAAAAGTCCGATTATCAATTTTGATAAAAAATTGAAGGTCCTGACTGCTTTGTTTGAGAAATCTGCAAATGCAATGACAATGGCTTTTTATGGTATCGTAGCCAAGAAAAATAGAGCGGATCTTTTGGTGGATATCGCTAGAGAATTTCAAGTACAATATAATCTCTATAAAGGAATTCAAGTAGCGGATTTAACTACAACTTTTCCCATTACGGAAGAGCTTAGAAGTAAGTTTGTGAATGTAGTTAAAGAAATTTCTGGACTGGACAAAATAGAATTGGTTGAGAAAATAAATGCTGAGCTAATCGGTGGTTTTGTCTTGAAAGTCAATGACAGACAACTAGATGAGTCACTAAGCAGCAAATTGAAAGCATTGCGCTTGGAATTTTCTCACAATCATTACGAAAGTAAAATATAA
- a CDS encoding YceI family protein: MKLITSLALSLGLFSSILFSNTEIEKVAVNKTESTVSWKASKVTGEHFGKVNISDANLDYESGKILGGSFEIDMTSISVEDIKDANSNQRLVNHLKSDDFFSVEKHKNSTFKITKATSSNGKDFQITGDLVIKGISSPVTFPVQVTEAGNKVTATGKITFDRTKYDIKYRSGNYFENLADKMIYDEVTLDVILVGMK, from the coding sequence ATGAAATTAATCACATCATTAGCCCTTTCTTTGGGACTATTTTCCAGCATTCTATTTTCCAACACAGAAATTGAAAAAGTTGCAGTCAACAAAACAGAAAGTACGGTCAGCTGGAAGGCCAGCAAAGTTACTGGGGAGCATTTTGGGAAAGTAAATATTTCTGATGCTAACTTAGATTATGAAAGCGGCAAAATCTTAGGAGGCTCTTTTGAAATCGACATGACAAGTATTTCCGTTGAAGACATAAAAGACGCCAACTCAAATCAAAGATTGGTAAACCACTTGAAATCAGATGATTTCTTTTCGGTAGAAAAACACAAAAATTCAACTTTTAAAATCACAAAAGCTACTTCCAGCAATGGTAAAGATTTCCAAATCACAGGTGATCTGGTCATCAAAGGAATCAGTAGCCCAGTTACATTTCCAGTTCAAGTAACAGAAGCAGGAAACAAAGTGACTGCTACAGGTAAGATAACTTTTGACAGAACAAAGTATGACATCAAATACAGATCTGGCAATTACTTCGAAAACCTTGCAGATAAAATGATCTATGACGAAGTGACTTTGGATGTCATATTGGTTGGGATGAAGTAA
- the atpB gene encoding F0F1 ATP synthase subunit A — protein sequence MFRKFLCLSVLFTAVLLTFSTPTFASGDDEDKTGFIMHDIKDSHEWHFATFGHTHVTLPLPVIIYSADRGLEVYMSSDFQDHETHKFGEAYGVEGYFIDEHDHLHRADGASFIDLSITKNVAMLFLVILVMGYLILSAANHYKKHGVQSPKGIASFVEPIVIFVRDEIAHKSIGPKYKKFVPYLLTLFFFIWIGNLMGLLPGAANLTGNIAVTATLAVLTFIIVNVNGNKEYWKHVFMTPGVPVPLLLVIVPVEIIGLFTKPFALMVRLFVAITAGHIVILAFIALVFIFESYAIGVVSTLMVTFLNVIELLVATIQAYVFTLFTAMYIGGAVAEHEHH from the coding sequence ATGTTCCGTAAGTTTCTTTGCCTAAGTGTTTTATTTACAGCAGTTTTGCTGACATTTTCAACTCCTACTTTCGCGAGTGGTGATGATGAAGATAAGACTGGATTTATCATGCATGACATTAAGGACTCCCACGAGTGGCATTTTGCTACCTTTGGGCATACTCATGTGACGCTTCCACTTCCGGTTATTATTTATTCTGCTGATCGAGGACTTGAAGTGTATATGTCTTCAGATTTTCAAGATCATGAGACCCATAAATTTGGAGAAGCTTATGGGGTTGAAGGATACTTTATCGACGAACATGATCATTTACATCGAGCTGATGGGGCTAGCTTCATAGACCTTTCGATTACCAAAAATGTAGCGATGTTATTTTTGGTGATTTTAGTAATGGGTTACTTAATCCTATCTGCTGCAAATCATTACAAGAAGCATGGTGTTCAATCTCCAAAAGGAATCGCTTCATTCGTCGAGCCAATTGTTATATTTGTAAGAGATGAAATTGCACACAAATCAATTGGTCCGAAATACAAGAAATTTGTTCCTTATTTGTTGACGCTATTCTTTTTCATTTGGATAGGCAACTTGATGGGCTTGTTGCCAGGTGCAGCCAACTTGACTGGTAACATTGCTGTAACTGCTACGCTTGCTGTATTGACATTCATCATTGTCAATGTCAATGGAAATAAAGAATACTGGAAGCACGTATTCATGACACCAGGTGTGCCTGTGCCATTGCTTCTAGTAATTGTTCCAGTAGAGATTATTGGTTTGTTTACAAAGCCATTTGCTTTGATGGTCCGTCTTTTTGTGGCAATCACAGCAGGTCACATTGTGATCTTGGCATTCATAGCATTGGTGTTCATCTTTGAATCTTATGCGATTGGCGTAGTGAGTACCTTGATGGTGACATTTCTGAATGTAATCGAACTCTTGGTAGCTACTATTCAAGCTTATGTTTTTACACTCTTCACTGCGATGTATATCGGTGGAGCTGTAGCGGAGCACGAGCATCATTAA
- a CDS encoding bactofilin family protein — MFNKQEDKKSVADMVSSSNVISKETLIKGDIKAQGNIRIEGKVEGTLDSQNKIVIGDSALVIGNVRAEEAEISGRIEGEIHCTGVLFLKKTAVIEGNIYTQKLVVENGAVFNGKCQMGEAIAKPLNGKVKREASEKELISG, encoded by the coding sequence ATGTTTAACAAACAAGAAGATAAAAAATCAGTTGCTGATATGGTGAGTTCCAGCAATGTGATTTCAAAAGAAACCCTGATCAAAGGAGACATCAAAGCACAAGGAAATATTAGAATCGAAGGTAAAGTAGAAGGAACCTTAGATTCACAAAATAAGATTGTGATTGGAGATTCTGCTTTAGTGATTGGCAACGTTAGGGCAGAAGAAGCAGAAATTTCAGGAAGAATCGAAGGTGAGATACATTGCACTGGTGTATTATTTCTCAAAAAAACAGCAGTAATCGAAGGGAATATCTACACCCAAAAGCTAGTCGTAGAGAATGGTGCCGTTTTTAATGGCAAATGTCAAATGGGTGAAGCGATTGCTAAACCTTTAAATGGAAAGGTGAAACGTGAAGCCTCAGAAAAAGAACTTATCTCAGGATAG